The Euphorbia lathyris chromosome 2, ddEupLath1.1, whole genome shotgun sequence genome includes a window with the following:
- the LOC136220049 gene encoding uncharacterized protein isoform X2 produces the protein MNMALRKYAPPGNVPLVGIKPLNFSRKVHGNAQHADAETRVEPDVDIDIREVYFLIMHFLSAGPCHRTYGQFWNELLENQLLPRRYHAWYSRGGAITGDENDDGLSYPLSYNKLVDRYPHVEKDHLVKLLKQLLLNTASPSQSLVGGNALNAADVPTLLGTGSFSLLSQERDKGKALVKHPPRHMRWPHLHADQVRGLSLREIGGGFSRHHRAPSIRAACYTIAKPSTMVQKMQNLKRLRGHRNAVYCAIFDRSGRYVITGSDDRLVKIWSMETAFCLASCRGHEGDITDLAVSSNNALVASASNDCIIRVWRLPDGLPISVLRGHSGAVTAIAFSPRPGSVYQLLSSSDDGTCRIWDARNSSFTPRLYISRPSDLVGKNSNPSSSTVTQSRQIFCCAFNANGTVFVTGSSDNLARVWNACKPSTDDSDQPNHEIDVLSGHENDVNYVQFSGCTVASRFSLSDSLKEENVPKFRNSWLSHDNIVTCSRDGSAIIWIPRSRRSHGKVGRWIRSYHLKVPPPPMPSQPPRGGPRQRILPTPRGVNMIVWSLDNRFVLAAIMDCRICVWNASDGSLVHSLTGHTDSTYVLDVHPFNPRIAMSAGYDGKTIVWDIWEGTPIQIYEISRFKLVDGKFSSDGTSIILSDDVGQLYILNTGQGESQQDAKYDQFFLGDYRPVVQDTYGNVLDQETQLVPYRRNMQDLLCDSGMNPYPEPYQSMYQKRRLGALNIEWKPPSIKFSVGPDFSLDPEYQMLPLADLDVLVEPLPEFVDAMDWEPENEVQSDDNDSEYNVPEEYSTGGEQGSLNSGSSVDPECSAEDSEAEGKDGFHRSRRKKQKDEIEIMTSSGRRVKRRNLDECDSNSFRSNRSRKSRIGQKASKRKSSTLKALRPQRAAARNALTLFSKITGTTTDGEDEDSFNGDSSESESTLQHSSIQSDESEISLQNGGNRNWKGKEVQLESEDFVKSHKFSESPGNTGNRRRLVLKLPVRDSTKVFMSENRATNNHEVDLVGSSSSMDPRDATGVNAVHTRSTDQGHSSSYMGRRGQIDNNNSDLLEGYKNGDIKWGGVKTRTSKRPRFGDTVSLAACVRSSGLNHQEGKENNMDGYLISHNTNGTASSLGDKDYGPNIDGGTTSTVVMGVDIPAVMNNEANNGKQFNFDGCMESNELPEFAHISIGNDNLHEFEESNKNVSTKLRIKSRKIPGDSSENQESEECGFVRDSDVKQKPDSEVPEYDKTNRASPLDQCDERQESNAQIDEHTMASLDDSIGSDSRQKKMYNVVYRRSKLSRDRANSEGDSAIRESISRVSTDEHNTIGDLHKESTNGVHKVTAVADAPSSSNTNLGPEQESNDKYRNSRNGSTSRCQFPSEEWGSGSKMTVGLRSTRNRRTSYYFQDTSPVDRRKSHQSSKKGSWLMLSMHEEGSRYIPQLGDEVVYLRQGHQEYKEKDYINLREPGPWKTLKGHIKAVEFCKVEGLEYSTVPSGDSCCKMTLKFVDPASNVYQKSFKLTLPELTGFPDFLVERTRFDASMQRNWTCRDKCKVWWKNDGEEDGSWWAGRILSVKPKSSEFPESPWERYTVQYRSDPTETQEHSPWELFDDETQWEQPHIDDQIRNKLVSALAKLEQPVRKVQDYYGVQKLRQVSQKTHFTNRFPVPLSVDVIETRLKNNYYRTIEALKHDVQVMLSNAESYFGKSAELSAKIARLSEWFDSAISSL, from the exons ATGAATATGGCACTCCGCAAGTATGCCCCTCCAGGCAATGTACCATTGGTTGGTATAAAGCCCTTGAATTTTTCTAGGAAGGTGCATGGGAATGCTCAACATGCAGATGCAGAGACAAGGGTCGAGCCTGATGTGGATATTGATATTAGAGAAGTTTACTTCTTGATTATGCATTTTCTTTCAGCTGGCCCTTGTCATAGAACATATGGACAATTTTGGAATGAACTTCTTGAAAATCAGCTTTTACCTAGGAGATATCATGCTTGGTATTCACGGGGAGGGGCAATTACTGGGGATGAAAATGATGATGGCCTATCATACCCATTAAGCTACAATAAGTTGGTGGACAG GTATCCTCACGTTGAGAAGGACCACTTGGTAAAACTTTTGAAGCAGTTATTACTGAATACAGCCTCTCCTTCACAAAGCTTAGTGGGTGGAAATGCTCTAAATGCTGCTGATGTTCCTACACTTTTAGGAACAGGCTCATTTTCACTTTTGAGCC AGGAGAGAGACAAGGGCAAAGCTCTAGTCAAGCATCCGCCTAGGCATATGCGATGGCCTCACTTACATGCAGATCAGGTTCGTGGGCTTAGTTTGAGAGAAATTGGGGGTGGGTTTTCAAGGCATCACCGTGCACCATCTATTCGTGCAGCATGTTATACTATTGCAAAACCATCAACTATGgtacaaaaaatgcaaaacttGAAGAGGCTCCGAGGACACAGAAATGCTGTCTATTGTG CAATATTCGATCGCTCAGGGAGATATGTCATTACTGGTTCAGATGACCGGCTTGTAAAAATCTGGTCCATGGAAACTGCATTTTGCCTTGCCAGCTGTCGTGGACATGAA GGTGACATCACTGACTTGGCTGTAAGCTCTAACAACGCTTTGGTGGCTTCGGCTTCAAATGATTGTATAATTCGAGTG TGGCGTTTGCCAGATGGGCTTCCAATATCTGTTTTGCGCGGACACAGTGGAGCAGTTACTGCCATAGCATTTAGTCCTAGGCCTGGATCTGTTTACCAGCTTCTTTC GTCATCTGATGATGGAACGTGTAGGATCTGGGATGCCAGAAATTCCAGTTTCACTCCACGATTATACATTTCCAGGCCTTCTGACTTAGTTG GAAAGAACAGTAATCCATCTTCAAGTACTGTTACACAGAGCCGACAAATATTTTGTTGTGCATTTAATGCTAATGGAACTGTATTCGTCACTGGAAGCTCTGACAATCTTGCCAGG GTGTGGAATGCTTGTAAACCCAGCACAGATGATTCAGATCAACCAAATCATGAAATAGATGTCTTATCTGGTCATGAGAATGATGTCAATTATGTTCAGTTTAG TGGTTGCACTGTGGCATCGAGATTCTCTCTCTCTGACAGCTTGAAGGAAGAGAATGTTCCGAAGTTTAGAAATTCATG GCTTTCTCATGACAATATAGTGACCTGCTCTCGAGATGGCAGTGCTATTATTTGGATTCCAAGATCACGCAGATCACAT GGGAAAGTTGGCCGTTGGATTCGATCATATCATTTGAAAGTTCCTCCTCCACCAATGCCTTCTCAACCTCCAAGAGGCGGTCCACGTCAGAGAATTCTACCAACTCCTCGTGGTGTGAATATGATTGTTTGGAGCCTAGATAATCGTTTTGTCCTTGCAGCTATCATGG ATTGCAGAATTTGTGTTTGGAATGCTTCTGATGGTAGCTTAGTACATTCTTTGACTGGTCATACTGATTCT ACATATGTTCTGGATGTTCATCCTTTCAACCCACGAATTGCTATGAGCGCTGGTTATGATGGAAAAACTATAGTGTGGGAT ATATGGGAGGGCACACCCATCCAGATCTATGAGATTTCGCGTTTCAAGTTAGTTGATGGAAAGTTTTCATC GGATGGCACGTCCATTATACTATCTGATGATGTTGGTCAATTATACATATTAAACACAGGCCAAGGTGAATCCCAACAGGATGCTAAGTACGATCAG TTCTTCCTCGGTGATTATCGGCCTGTAGTGCAAGACACCTACGGAAATGTACTTGACCAG GAGACTCAACTTGTACCATACAGAAGAAATATGCAGGATCTCCTTTGTGACTCGG GAATGAATCCCTATCCAGAACCTTATCAGAGTATGTACCAGAAGAGACGGTTGGGAGCTCTGAACATAGAGTGGAAACCACCTTCTATAAAGTTTTCTGTCGGGCCTGACTTCAGTTTAGACCCAGAGTACCAAATGCTGCCCCTGGCAGACTTGGATGTATTGGTTGAACCACTGCCTGAATTTGTAGATGCCATGGATTGGGAGCCAGAAAATGAAGTGCAAAGTGATGACAATGATTCAGAATATAATGTCCCTGAAGAGTACTCTACCGGGGGTGAGCAAGGAAGTTTAAATTCTGGTTCATCTGTTGATCCAGAGTGTAGTGCTGAAGACAGTGAGGCTGAGGGCAAGGATGGCTTTCATAGATCTAGAAGAAAGAAACAGAAGGATGAA ATTGAGATAATGACTTCTTCTGGGAGGCGTGTCAAAAGGAGGAACTTGGATGAGTGTGATAGCAATTCCTTCAGAAGTAACCGATCTAGGAAATCTAGGATTGGCCAGAAAGCTTCAAAAAGGAAGTCCTCCACGTTGAAAGCTTTGAGACCTCAAAGAGCTGCTGCTCGAAATGCTCTTACTTTGTTTTCAAAAATTACTGGAACAACTACAGATGGTGAAGATGAAGATAGCTTCAATGGTGATTCATCAGAAAGTGAGTCAACTTTACAACACTCAAGCATTCAAAGTGATGAATCAGAAATATCTTTGCAAAATGGAGGGAACAGGAATTGGAAAGGGAAGGAGGTTCAATTAGAATCTGAAGATTTTGTTAAATCTCATAAATTTTCTGAATCTCCTGGAAATACTGGAAATAGAAGAAGATTGGTCCTTAAACTGCCAGTTCGAGATTCAACTAAAGTTTTTATGTCAGAGAATAGAGCAACTAACAACCACGAGGTTGATTTAGTTGGCTCATCGTCATCAATGGATCCTCGGGATGCCACAGGTGTAAATGCAGTTCATACAAGATCCACAGATCAGGGACACTCTTCTAGCTATATGGGAAGAAGAGGGCAGATAGACAACAATAATTCAGATCTCTTAGAAGGATACAAAAATGGGGATATAAAGTGGGGAGGTGTCAAGACCCGTACATCTAAGCGTCCGAGGTTCGGAGATACTGTGTCATTAGCTGCATGTGTCAGATCTAGCGGTCTTAACCATCAAGAAGGAAAAGAGAATAACATGGATGGATACTTAATATCTCATAATACTAATGGTACAGCTTCTTCTTTAGGAGATAAAGATTACGGACCTAATATAGATGGAGGCACAACTAGCACAGTAGTTATGGGGGTCGATATACCCGCTGTTATGAATAATGAGGCTAATAATGGTAAGCAATTCAACTTTGATGGATGCATGGAATCCAATGAATTACCTGAGTTTGCTCACATCAGTATCGGGAATGATAACCTTCACGAATTCGAAGAGAGCAATAAAAACGTCTCAACAAAGTTACGGATAAAGTCAAGGAAGATCCCAGGAGATTCTTCAGAAAATCAAGAAAGTGAGGAGTGTGGTTTTGTACGTGATAGCGACGTAAAACAGAAGCCAGACTCTGAAGTACCTGAATATGACAAAACTAATAGAGCTTCTCCACTTGATCAATGTGATGAGCGTCAAGAATCAAATGCTCAGATTGATGAACATACAATGGCCTCATTGGATGACTCCATAGGTTCCGATTCGCGTCAAAAAAAGATGTATAATGTTGTCTATAGAAGGTCGAAGTTAAGTAGAGATAGAGCTAACTCGGAAGGTGATAGTGCCATTAGAGAAAGCATCTCACGTGTTAGCACTGATGAACACAACACCATAGGTGACTTGCATAAAGAAAGTACAAATGGAGTTCATAAGGTGACGGCAGTTGCAGATGCTCCATCGAGTAGTAATACCAATTTGGGACCGGAACAAGAATCAAATGATAAATACAGAAATTCTCGTAATGGTTCCACTAGCAGATGTCAATTTCCTAGTGAGGAATGGGGATCAGGCTCAAAGATGACAGTAGGATTAAGATCTACCAGAAATAGGAGAACCAGTTATTATTTTCAAGATACGAGTCCAGTAGATAGAAGGAAGTCTCACCAATCATCTAAAAAAGGGTCCTGGTTAATGCTGTCAATGCATGAAGAGGGTTCTCGTTACATCCCTCAACTAGGGGATGAAGTAGTATATCTAAGACAG GGTCATCAGGAATACAAAGAGAAAGACTACATAAACTTAAGAGAACCGGGTCCATGGAAGACATTGAAGGGACATATAAAGGCAGTAGAATTTTGTAAAGTTGAAGGACTCGAGTATTCTACAGTACCATCTGGAGATAGTTGCTGTAAAATGACACTCAAATTTGTAGATCCTGCTTCTAATGTGTACCAAAAATCATTCAAATTAACTCTGCCTGAATTGACCGGTTTCCCAGATTTCCTTGTTGAAAGAACTCGGTTTGATGCTAGCATGCAGAGAAATTGGACTTGTAGGGATAAATGTAAAGTATGGTGGAAAAATGATGGTGAGGAAGATGGAAGCTGGTGGGCTGGTAGGATTTTGTCTGTAAAACCCAAATCTTCTGAATTTCCTGAGAGTCCATGGGAGAGGTATACTGTTCAATACAGAAGTGATCCCACTGAAACACAAGAACACAGTCCTTGGGAGCTTTTTGATGATGAAACTCAATGGGAGCAGCCACATATTGATGATCAGATTAGAAACAAGTTGGTTTCTGCCTTGGCCAAATTAGAGCAACCAGTCAGAAAAGTACAG GATTATTATGGGGTTCAGAAATTGAGACAAGTATCACAAAAGACGCATTTTACCAACAG GTTTCCCGTTCCTTTATCTGTTGATGTGATCGAAACAAGGTTGAAGAACAACTATTATAGAACAATTGAGGCACTGAAGCATGATGTTCAAGTTATGTTATCAAATGCTGAATCATACTTTGGAAAGAGTGCAGAGCTCTCCGCTAAAATTGCGCGTTTGTCTGAATGGTTTGATTCCGCCATTTCATCTTTGTAA